CGGTGCTCGAGCATGGAGAGGACCTCTCGGTCTTCTTTTTCAACGAAATCAACCGTGCGCGTCCGCAGGTCCATTCGCTTTTGCTCCGCCTGATGGCCGAGCGCAGGGTCAATGCCTTCCAGGCCGAGCATCATTTTCCCCATCTTCAGGTCTTCGCCGACCGCAATCAGATCGAGCGCGACGAGACCTTCGAATTGCCGGCGGCCGCGCGCGACCGCTTCTTCATGGAAATCGCGGTTGCGGTGCCGACCGACCCCCGCGACCGTCGGGCGTTGGCCTTCGACACGCGCTACCACGATGTGGACGCGCTCGTCGCCGAGGTTCCGGCGAAGACACTGCCGTATCGGGAACTCGACGCGATTGCCCGGCGGATCCAGGAGGCGGTCGCCACCACAGAGGCGCTGGAGACCTATGTCTTCGCCCTTTGGGAGGCGCTGCGCGAGCCGGGGGCGGCGGGCATCGAGATCGAGGGGGTCGACATGGCCCGGCTGATCCGCGGCGGGGCGAGTCCACGCGGGATCTCGGCGCTCGTGCGGGCCGCGCGCTGCACTGCCTGGCTGGAAGGCCGGGACATGGTCCTTCCGGAGGACGTGCGCGCCGTCTTCATCCCCGTTATGGTTCATCGGACCTTCCTCTCTCCGGTCTACGAGAGCCGTCGGGAGGAGATTATGCCCGCGCTGGTCGACGCCGTCTTCGCACGCGTCCCGGCGCCTGCGACCGCGGATCCGAGATGACGACCGCTGCCGAGTTTGCGCTGTTCGACGCCATCGCCTACCAACTGCGGGCGCGCTTCGCGGGGGGGCGGCCGGGCGCGCATCGCGGACGTCAACGCGGCGCCGGGGCGCGTTTCGCGGATACCGCGCCGCTGCTCACCCACCCCGATCCGCGTCGAATCGACCTTCGCCGCTCGCTCCGCGATCCCTTCGGCACGATTCACGTGCGCCGCTTCGAGGTGCCGGCGGCCGTGACGGTCCATGCCTTGATGGACTTCTCGGCATCGCTCGCCGTCGCGGGGGCCGGCGACCGTTGGGCGCTCGCCGCTTTGCTCGGCGGTGCGGTCGCGCAAGGGGCGGTAAGGACGGGCGACCGCTTCGCGCTGGCTGCCGCGCGGGGGGGCGACCTGCCCCCGCTGCTCCGGCCGCCTCTGCGCTATTCCGGGCTGGGCGTCGAAACCCGTGCGTTGCTCGATACCTTGGAGCCCTCGGGTCAGGGCATCGAGACGCTCACCGAGTTGGCCGCAGAAATCCCGGCCCGGCGGACGCTGACCTTCCTCATTTCCGATTTCGAGATGCCGCCGGAGATGCTCTCGCGACTGCTCACGCTGCTTGACGGCCATGCGCTCTGGCCGATCTGGCTCCGCGACAGCGGCCTCGACGACGTGAGCGGGCGCTTCGGTCTCTGCGACATCCTCGATCCGGAGACGGGCGCCGCACGAACCTTGTTGATGCGCCCGGGTTATGCGCGCGCCTACGCCCGCAGGCGGGCCGAGTGCCGCGCCGCAACCGCCGAGGTCTTCGCCGCCTTCGGCCGGCGTCCGATCGAAGTCGTCGATCGGATCGATACCGAGGCCTTCGTTGCGGCCTTGGCGACGGAGCCCGCATGAGGCTCGCAACCACGCTCCTTCTCGCGACTCTTGCGCTGCCTGCGGAGGCGGTCGCCGAAACGACACTCGACGTCGCGCCTCCGCGCGAACACGCTTACTGGATCGGCGACCGGCTGACCCATCGCATCTTTCTCACTTTGCCGGAAGGTCACGCGCTCGACCGCTCCACTCTGCCACGGCCGCGATCCGTGACCTACTGGCTCGATCTGCGCGAGGTCGCGGTCGCGTCGGTCGAAAGGGCGGGCGGGCGGGCGCTGGAGATTACGACGCTCTACCAGACTTTCTACGCCCCGCTCGAGCCGAAGCGGTTGGAGGTGCCGGCCTATCTGCTCCGCGTGAATGGTCCGGAGGGCGCGCGCGACCTCGAGGTGCCGGCCTGGAGTTTCTTCACCTCGCCGATCCGGCCCATCCTCGCGCCGA
This genomic window from Algihabitans albus contains:
- a CDS encoding DUF58 domain-containing protein, which codes for MTTAAEFALFDAIAYQLRARFAGGRPGAHRGRQRGAGARFADTAPLLTHPDPRRIDLRRSLRDPFGTIHVRRFEVPAAVTVHALMDFSASLAVAGAGDRWALAALLGGAVAQGAVRTGDRFALAAARGGDLPPLLRPPLRYSGLGVETRALLDTLEPSGQGIETLTELAAEIPARRTLTFLISDFEMPPEMLSRLLTLLDGHALWPIWLRDSGLDDVSGRFGLCDILDPETGAARTLLMRPGYARAYARRRAECRAATAEVFAAFGRRPIEVVDRIDTEAFVAALATEPA
- a CDS encoding AAA family ATPase codes for the protein MIEPTEEPSYIGSGVDRVRGLDVWRASALAAEAAIGRAIIGQQSVIRLILTAVFCRGHVLLEGNVGVGKTTLLRAVAQAVGGPFTRVEGTVDMMPSDFLYSAFIGEDGRPRVEPGPVLEHGEDLSVFFFNEINRARPQVHSLLLRLMAERRVNAFQAEHHFPHLQVFADRNQIERDETFELPAAARDRFFMEIAVAVPTDPRDRRALAFDTRYHDVDALVAEVPAKTLPYRELDAIARRIQEAVATTEALETYVFALWEALREPGAAGIEIEGVDMARLIRGGASPRGISALVRAARCTAWLEGRDMVLPEDVRAVFIPVMVHRTFLSPVYESRREEIMPALVDAVFARVPAPATADPR